Proteins from a genomic interval of Stenotrophomonas maltophilia:
- a CDS encoding lysozyme inhibitor LprI family protein — protein MKVLPHVLASILLWAGLCGTAAAFDRKDEGIDCAHPTTTMESDLCASDMAAAADAELNTVYALARKQLRTPAKGGSCSYCGDAEQQLVLAQRAWAQLRDHDCNAVYALNSDGTARNGAQMRCLTTLARDRTRQLREFYELL, from the coding sequence GTGAAGGTGCTGCCGCACGTGCTTGCCAGCATCCTGCTGTGGGCCGGCCTGTGCGGTACCGCCGCGGCATTCGACCGCAAGGACGAAGGCATCGACTGCGCGCATCCGACCACCACCATGGAGAGCGACCTGTGCGCCTCGGACATGGCCGCGGCCGCTGACGCCGAACTCAATACCGTGTACGCCCTGGCGCGCAAGCAACTGCGCACGCCGGCCAAAGGCGGCAGCTGCAGCTACTGCGGCGATGCCGAGCAGCAGCTGGTGCTGGCGCAGCGCGCCTGGGCGCAGCTGCGCGACCACGACTGCAACGCGGTCTATGCCCTCAATTCCGATGGCACGGCACGCAACGGCGCACAGATGCGCTGCCTGACCACCCTCGCGCGCGATCGTACGCGTCAGCTGCGCGAATTCTACGAACTGCTTTGA
- a CDS encoding DOPA 4,5-dioxygenase family protein gives MQPDPHIFIADGDDDAHWADLLSPARRRLIASAGLAAGGLASASTASASPHGDVVANTTEPGRPGFRAIVPPAPKGRSPWGQATASEPTPRPASVRPGEATLPTSPRAYTDIKSYHAHIYFDEDSFEKAALLRRWAAERFPVELGNWNLEPRGPHVTPSFYFGFNNDLLPVLVPWLQLNSLGLTILIHPNTGDGRADHLYYALWVNRAQPVNAYNWPVPKPGEREALEEVFPNVVPTVPLET, from the coding sequence ATGCAACCTGACCCGCATATCTTCATCGCTGACGGCGACGATGACGCCCACTGGGCCGACCTGCTCTCGCCGGCACGGCGGCGCCTGATCGCCTCGGCCGGGCTGGCCGCCGGAGGCCTGGCCAGCGCCTCGACAGCCTCGGCATCGCCCCATGGCGACGTTGTGGCGAACACCACCGAGCCTGGCCGTCCCGGCTTCCGTGCCATCGTGCCGCCGGCGCCCAAGGGGCGCAGTCCCTGGGGCCAGGCCACGGCCAGCGAACCCACCCCGCGGCCAGCCAGCGTCCGTCCCGGCGAGGCCACGCTGCCCACCAGCCCGCGCGCCTATACCGACATCAAGAGCTATCACGCACATATCTACTTCGATGAAGACAGCTTCGAGAAGGCCGCCCTGCTGCGGCGCTGGGCGGCCGAACGCTTCCCGGTGGAACTGGGCAACTGGAACCTGGAGCCGCGCGGCCCGCATGTAACGCCGTCGTTCTACTTCGGCTTCAACAACGACCTGCTGCCGGTGCTGGTGCCCTGGCTGCAGCTCAACAGCCTGGGGCTGACCATCCTGATCCACCCCAACACCGGCGATGGCCGCGCCGACCATCTGTACTACGCCCTGTGGGTAAACCGCGCACAGCCGGTGAACGCCTACAACTGGCCGGTACCCAAGCCGGGCGAGCGGGAGGCATTGGAAGAGGTCTTCCCGAACGTGGTGCCGACGGTGCCGCTGGAGACGTGA
- the aroQ gene encoding type II 3-dehydroquinate dehydratase has protein sequence MAKLLVLHGPNLNLLGTREPEVYGHTTLADIDQALAAQAAAAGHAVESLQSNAEHVLVDRVQAARNDGTAFILINPAAFTHTSVALRDALAAVALPFIEIHLSNPHTREPFRQHSYFSDKAVGVVCGFGADSYRYAMDAALVRVQAAVA, from the coding sequence ATGGCGAAGCTGCTGGTCCTGCACGGCCCCAACCTCAACCTGCTCGGCACCCGCGAGCCGGAGGTCTACGGCCACACCACGCTGGCCGACATCGACCAGGCGCTGGCCGCGCAGGCAGCCGCCGCCGGGCACGCCGTGGAGAGCCTGCAGTCCAATGCCGAGCATGTGCTGGTAGATCGCGTGCAGGCTGCGCGCAACGACGGAACCGCTTTCATCCTGATCAACCCCGCCGCCTTCACCCACACCTCGGTCGCCCTGCGTGACGCGCTGGCGGCGGTGGCGCTGCCGTTCATCGAGATCCACCTGTCCAACCCGCATACCCGCGAACCGTTCCGCCAGCACAGCTACTTCAGTGACAAGGCGGTGGGTGTGGTGTGTGGTTTCGGTGCCGACAGCTATCGCTATGCGATGGATGCGGCGCTGGTGCGCGTACAGGCGGCCGTCGCGTGA